A DNA window from Brassica napus cultivar Da-Ae chromosome C1, Da-Ae, whole genome shotgun sequence contains the following coding sequences:
- the LOC106394632 gene encoding proline-rich receptor-like protein kinase PERK8, translating to MLCYVGKATKIFIFIVTVVVVIGLVVGLGVFRRHSHHCSGDYCSSPTDSSSSSSSSPFITPFPNPTPNPNPNPPVLGSSPPAPPGSSSPNPSVPITTTPPAPIVNPNSPPPPSNLNPPPQFSPPPPDSDTTTAPPPPASQTSMPPPPPAEESASPPLNPPSSVVNTPAPVHAKLVND from the coding sequence ATGCTCTGCTATGTCGGAAAAGCCACcaagatttttattttcatcgTCACCGTTGTTGTAGTCATTGGTCTCGTCGTAGGCTTGGGTGTCTTCCGTCGTCACTCACACCACTGCTCCGGCGACTATTGCTCGTCTCCCACcgattcatcttcttcttcctcttcctccccTTTCATAACTCCGTTTCCTAATCCTACcccgaacccgaacccgaacccgcCCGTGCTCGGATCTTCCCCACCGGCCCCACCCGGCTCATCATCACCAAACCCATCTGTTCCAATCACCACTACTCCGCCGGCGCCGATCGTAAACCCGAATTCGCCTCCGCCTCCGTCTAATCTGAATCCTCCGCCGCAATTTTCTCCTCCTCCGCCGGATTCAGATACAACCACCGCACCTCCTCCACCTGCATCGCAGACATCAATGCCGCCGCCACCTCCAGCGGAAGAATCGGCATCACCGCCGTTAAATCCGCCGAGCTCCGTAGTCAATACTCCCGCTCCAGTGCATGCGAAGCTGGTCAACGACTAG